From a region of the Citricoccus muralis genome:
- a CDS encoding potassium transporter TrkG, with product MTRHQRIPRPRPRSLPRPQARRRTGGRIPTPSGGRAARPPSALSRALSPRVGPPAGGSGRSGLREVLERLRHFVSTMAGASPARAALLAFAVVILVFTALLSLPFASKTGRITAFHDALFVATSAVSVTGLTPVNTGEHWSFAGQLVILVAMQIGGLGILSMAALLTLAVSKRLGVRSKLITQEGMTTGRIGEVGALLRVVVGTTFFFEAVLAVVLVPRFMVHTGSWGEGLWNGIFYSVSAFNNAGFTLHTDGLESFMHDPWIIWTLMAGVFAGALGFPVVMVLMQQRWRWSQWNLHTKLTVTTTTALVLGGALLIGIFEWSNQATLGQFGVAERLQYSLFGSVMSRSGGFSVYDINEQSPETLLLTDALMFVGGGSASTAGGIKVTTLAVMFLAIVAEARGDREVTAHGRTITPGSVRVAISVLALGATLILVGTMALVAISGESLQRPLFEVLSAFGTCGLTTGLTAELPPAGKYVLTILMFAGRVGTITFASALALRQRRILFRYPEERPIIG from the coding sequence ATGACCCGGCACCAACGCATCCCCCGCCCCCGCCCCCGCTCCCTGCCCCGGCCCCAGGCCCGCCGAAGGACCGGAGGCCGGATCCCGACGCCGTCGGGCGGCCGCGCGGCCCGCCCGCCCTCCGCTCTGAGCAGGGCCCTGTCCCCCCGGGTCGGCCCCCCGGCCGGCGGTTCAGGCCGCTCCGGGCTCCGCGAGGTGCTCGAGCGCCTCCGGCACTTCGTCTCCACGATGGCCGGAGCGTCACCGGCACGGGCCGCGCTGCTGGCCTTCGCCGTCGTCATCCTGGTGTTCACCGCCCTGCTGTCCCTGCCCTTCGCCTCGAAGACGGGGCGCATCACCGCCTTCCACGACGCCCTGTTCGTGGCGACCTCCGCGGTCTCCGTCACAGGGTTGACGCCGGTGAACACGGGGGAGCACTGGAGCTTCGCCGGACAGCTGGTCATCCTCGTGGCCATGCAGATCGGCGGACTGGGGATCCTCTCCATGGCGGCGCTGTTGACGCTGGCCGTGTCCAAGCGCCTGGGCGTGCGGTCCAAGCTGATCACGCAGGAGGGCATGACCACCGGCCGGATCGGGGAGGTCGGGGCCTTGTTGCGCGTGGTGGTCGGCACCACGTTCTTCTTCGAAGCGGTCCTGGCGGTGGTGCTCGTACCCCGGTTCATGGTGCACACCGGCTCGTGGGGCGAAGGCCTGTGGAACGGGATCTTCTACTCGGTCTCCGCCTTCAACAACGCCGGTTTCACCCTCCACACGGACGGGCTGGAATCCTTCATGCACGACCCGTGGATCATCTGGACCCTCATGGCCGGGGTCTTCGCCGGCGCCCTGGGCTTCCCGGTGGTCATGGTGCTGATGCAGCAGCGCTGGCGGTGGTCCCAATGGAACCTGCACACCAAGCTGACCGTCACCACCACCACCGCCCTGGTGCTCGGCGGGGCCCTGCTGATCGGGATTTTCGAGTGGTCCAACCAGGCCACACTCGGCCAGTTCGGGGTGGCCGAGCGCCTCCAGTACTCGCTGTTCGGCTCGGTGATGTCCCGGTCCGGGGGTTTCTCCGTCTATGACATCAACGAGCAGTCGCCCGAGACCCTGCTGCTGACGGACGCCCTGATGTTCGTGGGCGGCGGTTCGGCGTCCACCGCCGGCGGCATCAAGGTCACCACCCTGGCAGTGATGTTCCTGGCCATCGTGGCCGAGGCCCGCGGCGACCGTGAGGTCACCGCCCACGGTCGCACCATCACTCCGGGATCGGTCCGGGTGGCCATCTCCGTCCTCGCCTTGGGCGCCACCCTCATCCTGGTCGGCACCATGGCCCTGGTGGCCATCAGCGGCGAGTCCCTGCAGCGCCCGCTGTTCGAAGTGCTCAGCGCGTTCGGCACCTGCGGGCTGACCACGGGACTGACGGCCGAGCTGCCGCCGGCGGGCAAGTACGTGTTGACCATCCTGATGTTCGCCGGCCGTGTTGGTACGATCACCTTCGCGTCCGCGCTGGCCCTGCGTCAGCGCCGCATCCTGTTCCGGTACCCCGAGGAAAGGCCGATCATTGGCTGA
- a CDS encoding potassium channel family protein: MAENRPDPHAPVLLIGLGRFGSAVGEQLVAQGREVMAIERDAALVQKFAGTLTHVVEADATDLQALRQLGAQEFATAVVGVGTSIESSVLITVNLVDLGVEHIWVKAITPAHGKILRRIGAHHVIFPEHDAGVRAAHLVGGRMLDFIEFDDDFAIVKMYPPAEAVGFTLAESDIRAKYGVTIVGVKTPGEDFTYAQPDTKVGPRDTLIVSGHTDLLERFASRP, translated from the coding sequence TTGGCTGAGAACCGTCCGGATCCCCACGCCCCGGTGCTGCTGATCGGCCTGGGCCGCTTCGGTTCGGCCGTGGGCGAGCAGCTGGTGGCCCAGGGCCGTGAGGTCATGGCAATCGAGCGCGACGCGGCCCTGGTGCAGAAGTTCGCGGGCACGCTGACGCACGTGGTCGAGGCGGACGCGACCGACCTCCAGGCGTTGCGCCAGCTTGGCGCCCAGGAGTTCGCCACCGCTGTGGTGGGCGTGGGCACCTCGATCGAGTCCTCCGTGCTCATCACCGTGAACCTGGTGGATCTGGGTGTGGAGCACATCTGGGTCAAGGCCATCACCCCGGCCCACGGCAAGATCCTGCGACGGATCGGCGCGCACCATGTGATCTTCCCGGAGCACGACGCCGGCGTCCGGGCCGCCCACCTGGTGGGCGGGCGCATGCTGGACTTCATCGAGTTCGACGACGACTTCGCGATCGTCAAGATGTATCCACCGGCGGAGGCCGTGGGCTTCACCCTGGCCGAGTCGGACATCCGCGCCAAGTACGGGGTGACGATCGTGGGCGTGAAGACGCCTGGCGAGGACTTCACCTACGCGCAGCCGGACACCAAGGTCGGGCCGCGGGACACGCTCATCGTCTCCGGGCACACCGACCTGCTGGAGCGCTTCGCCTCCCGCCCCTGA
- the proC gene encoding pyrroline-5-carboxylate reductase translates to MNIALLGLGNMNGAILAGMLAAGTDAASVCATGHSAERARANQERYGVTVAATESDPEANRTAAAGADIVVLGVKPKDILALCREIGGALRPGTVVVSVAAGIPLAAMEANLPGGQPVVRTMPNTPLTVGMGVVGLAGGTAVTEHHVDLAAGLFRGSGSVYQVKESQLDAVAAVSGSGPAYAFLLAELMAAGGADMGLDEDLAKDLARATVAGAGRMLAEPEVDPAALRRAVTSPNGTTEAAINSFLDSGLADLIAQGMRASAARGQAMSREYGS, encoded by the coding sequence ATGAACATCGCCCTGCTCGGACTCGGGAACATGAATGGCGCCATCCTGGCGGGGATGCTGGCTGCCGGAACGGACGCGGCCTCGGTGTGCGCCACCGGCCACTCCGCCGAGCGGGCCCGGGCGAACCAGGAGCGCTACGGGGTCACCGTGGCCGCCACCGAGTCCGATCCCGAGGCGAACCGCACCGCGGCCGCGGGGGCCGACATCGTGGTCCTGGGGGTCAAGCCGAAGGACATCCTGGCCCTGTGCCGGGAGATCGGCGGCGCCCTGCGCCCCGGGACCGTGGTGGTCTCCGTGGCCGCCGGGATCCCGCTGGCGGCCATGGAGGCGAACCTGCCCGGGGGGCAGCCGGTGGTGCGGACCATGCCGAACACGCCCCTGACGGTGGGCATGGGCGTGGTCGGGCTGGCCGGCGGGACCGCCGTGACCGAGCACCACGTGGACCTGGCCGCCGGGCTCTTCCGCGGCTCCGGTTCGGTGTACCAGGTCAAGGAGTCCCAGCTCGACGCCGTGGCCGCCGTCTCCGGGTCCGGGCCCGCCTACGCCTTCCTGCTGGCCGAGCTGATGGCCGCCGGGGGAGCGGACATGGGCCTGGACGAGGACCTGGCCAAGGACCTGGCCCGCGCCACAGTCGCCGGAGCCGGCCGGATGCTCGCCGAGCCGGAGGTGGACCCGGCGGCGCTGCGCCGGGCGGTGACCAGCCCCAACGGCACCACGGAGGCCGCGATCAACTCGTTCCTGGACTCCGGGCTCGCTGACCTGATCGCCCAGGGTATGCGGGCCTCCGCCGCCCGAGGTCAGGCCATGAGCCGCGAGTACGGGTCCTGA
- a CDS encoding sugar phosphate isomerase/epimerase family protein — MTLSSSSVFPLGTQDVFAMAEDLGYDGVEVMVTHNGWSQDPVKLNRLSEKHGMPIHSIHAPTLLFTQQVWGSAWNKLAKSADLAREVGAEVVVAHPPFRWQGNYASGFAEGIREIMEATGVLICVENMYPWRASGREAKMYLPHWDPVPEDYDYVIWDFSHAAIAQENSLDAFRSLGDRLRHVHLTDGTANGKDEHMLPGDGDQPVAECIEYLGETGWDGAVCVEVGTRKTKYAGEREEMLVYSLEFARHHLAAGAARSASGRDPEDQDTVERSPLP; from the coding sequence GTGACCCTGTCCTCGTCCTCCGTGTTCCCGCTGGGCACGCAGGACGTCTTCGCGATGGCCGAGGACCTCGGCTACGACGGGGTGGAGGTCATGGTCACGCACAACGGGTGGTCCCAGGACCCCGTGAAGCTGAACCGGCTGTCCGAGAAGCACGGCATGCCGATCCACTCGATCCACGCCCCGACGCTGTTGTTCACCCAGCAGGTGTGGGGTTCGGCCTGGAACAAGCTGGCCAAGAGCGCGGACCTCGCCCGTGAGGTGGGAGCCGAGGTGGTGGTGGCCCACCCGCCGTTCCGGTGGCAGGGCAACTACGCCTCCGGCTTCGCCGAGGGCATCCGGGAGATCATGGAGGCCACCGGCGTGCTGATCTGCGTGGAGAACATGTACCCGTGGCGGGCCAGCGGCCGCGAGGCCAAGATGTACCTGCCGCACTGGGACCCGGTGCCGGAGGACTACGACTACGTCATCTGGGACTTCTCCCACGCCGCCATCGCCCAGGAGAACTCGCTCGACGCGTTCCGCTCCCTCGGCGACCGGCTGCGCCATGTCCACCTCACGGACGGCACGGCCAACGGCAAGGACGAGCACATGCTCCCCGGTGACGGGGACCAGCCCGTGGCCGAGTGCATCGAATACCTCGGGGAAACCGGCTGGGACGGCGCCGTGTGCGTGGAGGTCGGCACCCGCAAGACGAAGTACGCCGGGGAGCGCGAGGAGATGCTCGTCTACTCGCTCGAGTTCGCCCGCCACCACCTCGCCGCCGGGGCCGCCCGCTCCGCCTCCGGCCGAGATCCAGAAGATCAAGACACCGTCGAAAGGTCCCCCCTTCCATGA
- a CDS encoding Ppx/GppA family phosphatase, whose amino-acid sequence MRLGVLDIGSNTVHLLLVDAHPGARPSAFADHKRSLSLLDHQDEDGRIKDSGQDALVTFIREAVAFAVANGAEDMIAFCTSAIRESGNGAAVLERVTRETSVHLTELSGDQEAAMTYFAVRRWQGWDVGSILNFDIGGGSFEIAYGTDELPSYAVSIPLGAGRLTRDWLPADPPTPKSTKKLRKHIKAAIAEAAEGFPLMTAPVLVTGTSKTFRSLARITGAAPLAAGPFVKRHLRLEDLTLWVNRMAAMTARDRAGLPGVSEVRAAQMLAGGMVAEAAMDAFGVTQVEICPWALREGLIMRRLDALVQEGILGRETTPGVGNVYLNPDPMLPGFSVGVTSDWTG is encoded by the coding sequence ATGCGCCTGGGTGTGCTGGACATCGGTTCGAACACCGTCCACCTGTTGTTGGTGGACGCGCACCCCGGCGCGCGTCCCTCGGCGTTCGCCGACCACAAACGGTCCCTGTCCCTGCTCGATCACCAGGACGAGGACGGACGCATCAAGGACTCCGGCCAGGATGCGCTGGTGACCTTCATCCGGGAGGCTGTCGCCTTCGCCGTGGCGAACGGTGCCGAGGACATGATCGCGTTCTGCACCTCCGCCATCCGGGAGTCCGGCAACGGCGCGGCGGTGCTGGAGCGGGTCACCCGGGAGACCTCGGTGCACCTCACCGAGCTCTCCGGCGATCAGGAGGCCGCGATGACGTACTTCGCGGTGCGCCGCTGGCAGGGCTGGGACGTCGGATCGATCCTGAACTTCGACATTGGCGGCGGATCCTTCGAGATCGCCTACGGCACGGATGAGCTGCCCAGCTACGCCGTGTCCATCCCGCTCGGCGCCGGGCGGCTGACCCGGGACTGGCTGCCCGCGGACCCGCCCACGCCGAAGTCCACCAAGAAACTGCGCAAACACATCAAGGCTGCGATCGCCGAGGCGGCCGAGGGATTCCCGCTGATGACGGCACCCGTGCTGGTGACCGGCACCTCGAAGACCTTCCGTTCCCTCGCCCGCATCACCGGCGCGGCGCCCTTGGCCGCCGGACCGTTCGTCAAACGCCACCTGCGGCTGGAGGACCTCACGCTGTGGGTCAACCGGATGGCCGCGATGACGGCCAGGGATCGGGCCGGGCTGCCCGGCGTATCCGAGGTGCGGGCGGCCCAGATGCTCGCCGGCGGCATGGTGGCGGAGGCCGCGATGGACGCGTTCGGCGTCACCCAGGTGGAGATCTGCCCCTGGGCCCTGCGCGAGGGACTCATCATGCGCCGGCTGGACGCCCTGGTCCAGGAGGGCATCCTGGGACGGGAGACCACCCCGGGCGTCGGGAACGTCTACCTCAACCCGGACCCGATGCTGCCCGGCTTCTCCGTGGGGGTGACCAGTGACTGGACCGGCTGA
- the topA gene encoding type I DNA topoisomerase: protein MSEKTSKKTTSSGDGTKLVIVESPAKSKSIAKYLGEGWVVDASAGHIRDLPQPSDLPADMKKGPYGKFAVDTTNGFDPYYVVYPDKRKRVADLKRLLKDASALYLATDADREGEAIAWHLLQELKPKVPVYRMAFTEITKEGIARGLENVREIDADLVDAQETRRILDRLFGYEISPVLWRKVRQGLSAGRVQSVATRLVVERERERMAFVPASYWDLDGTFTADEGKGAGESFTARLNSVDGQRVATGRDFDDRGQLKKSAAGKVATLTEATATALAAGLQGATFTVDSVEDKPYTRRPAAPFTTSTLQQEASRKLRFSSRITMQVAQRLYENGYITYMRTDSVMLSDEAITAARRQATELYGPDSIPQAKRVYRAKNDSAQEAHEAIRPAGDSFRTPGQVSGALRGDEFRLYELIWKRTIASQMADAKGYTATIKLTGTALETASSGEMAGRLAGFSASGTVITFPGFLAAYEEGRDAGSEPAEGASGDAGGTGSDGTGGKDKRLPEVASGDSLTGRDVIASGHETSPPPRYTEASIVAELEKREIGRPSTFAPTISTIMDRGYVTKRGNALVPSWTAFSVIRLLEEHFGKYVDYDFTARMEDDLDRIAAGELQREAWLQHFYFGAESTAEGLKAVVDNLGDIDARAVNSIPVAEGITLRVGKFGPYLEKDIPAGSPEGTDPERANVPEDLPPDELTAEKAEELFATAGPSERELGTDPETGRPIMARDGRFGPYVTEVIHEMNEEELAAWMEAQPTEYYKNGKPKPKKKPAKEKPRTGSLFKSMSIETVTLEDALKLMSLPRVLGQDAEGVDITVQNGRFGPYLKKGTDSRSLESEEQIFTITLEEALAIYAQPKQRGRGAAKPPLAEFGEDPTSGKKVVVKDGRFGPYVTDGETNITVPRDMDPESLTAEQAYELLADKRAKGPAKKPARKPAARSKSTSGAAKSGKK from the coding sequence GTGTCTGAGAAGACGTCCAAGAAGACCACCTCCTCCGGTGACGGAACGAAACTGGTCATCGTGGAGTCCCCCGCCAAGTCCAAGTCCATCGCCAAGTACCTCGGCGAAGGATGGGTGGTGGACGCATCGGCGGGCCATATCCGGGATCTTCCGCAGCCGTCGGACCTGCCCGCGGACATGAAGAAGGGCCCCTACGGCAAGTTCGCCGTGGACACCACCAACGGCTTCGACCCGTACTACGTGGTCTACCCGGACAAGCGGAAGCGCGTCGCCGACCTCAAGCGGCTGCTCAAGGACGCCTCCGCCCTCTACCTCGCCACGGACGCCGACCGCGAGGGCGAGGCCATCGCGTGGCACCTGCTGCAGGAGCTCAAGCCGAAGGTGCCCGTGTACCGGATGGCCTTCACCGAGATCACCAAGGAGGGCATCGCCCGCGGTCTCGAGAACGTCCGCGAGATCGACGCGGACCTGGTGGACGCCCAAGAGACCCGGCGCATCCTCGACCGCCTCTTCGGCTACGAGATCTCCCCGGTGCTGTGGCGCAAGGTTCGTCAAGGCCTGTCCGCGGGCCGTGTGCAGTCCGTCGCCACCCGCCTGGTCGTCGAACGCGAGCGCGAGCGCATGGCGTTCGTGCCGGCGTCGTACTGGGACCTGGACGGCACCTTCACGGCCGACGAGGGCAAGGGTGCCGGCGAGTCCTTCACCGCACGCCTGAACTCGGTGGACGGCCAGCGTGTGGCCACCGGACGCGACTTCGACGACCGCGGTCAGCTCAAGAAGTCCGCAGCCGGCAAGGTGGCCACCCTCACCGAGGCCACGGCCACCGCCCTGGCAGCGGGCCTGCAGGGCGCCACCTTCACCGTCGACTCGGTCGAGGACAAGCCCTACACGCGCCGGCCGGCCGCCCCGTTCACCACCTCCACGCTGCAGCAGGAGGCCTCCCGCAAGCTGCGGTTCTCCTCGCGGATCACCATGCAGGTGGCGCAGCGGCTGTATGAGAACGGCTACATCACCTATATGCGTACCGACTCGGTGATGCTCTCGGACGAGGCCATCACCGCGGCCCGCCGGCAGGCCACCGAGCTCTATGGACCGGACTCCATCCCGCAGGCCAAGCGGGTCTACAGGGCGAAGAACGACTCGGCGCAGGAGGCCCACGAGGCCATCCGCCCCGCCGGCGACTCCTTCCGCACCCCCGGGCAGGTCTCCGGCGCCCTTCGTGGGGACGAGTTCCGCCTCTACGAGTTGATCTGGAAGCGCACCATCGCCTCCCAGATGGCCGACGCCAAGGGTTACACCGCCACCATCAAGCTCACCGGCACCGCGCTGGAGACTGCCTCCTCCGGCGAGATGGCCGGCCGGCTCGCCGGCTTCAGCGCCTCGGGCACCGTCATCACCTTCCCCGGTTTCCTCGCCGCCTACGAGGAGGGGCGCGACGCCGGCTCCGAACCCGCTGAGGGCGCCTCCGGTGACGCTGGCGGCACCGGCAGCGACGGTACGGGCGGCAAGGACAAGCGCCTGCCCGAGGTGGCCTCAGGGGATTCCCTCACCGGGAGGGACGTCATCGCCTCCGGCCATGAGACCTCGCCGCCGCCGCGGTACACGGAGGCCTCGATCGTGGCCGAGCTGGAGAAGCGGGAGATCGGCCGCCCGTCCACCTTCGCGCCGACGATCTCCACGATCATGGACCGCGGGTATGTCACCAAGCGCGGCAACGCCCTGGTCCCGTCCTGGACGGCCTTCAGCGTGATCCGGCTGCTCGAGGAGCACTTCGGAAAGTACGTCGACTACGACTTCACCGCCCGGATGGAGGACGACCTGGACCGGATCGCCGCCGGCGAGCTCCAGCGTGAGGCCTGGCTGCAGCACTTCTACTTCGGTGCCGAGTCCACTGCCGAAGGCCTCAAGGCCGTGGTGGACAACCTCGGTGACATCGATGCCCGCGCCGTGAACTCCATCCCGGTGGCCGAGGGCATCACGCTGCGCGTGGGCAAGTTCGGACCCTACCTGGAGAAGGACATCCCCGCGGGCTCCCCGGAGGGCACCGACCCGGAACGCGCGAACGTCCCCGAGGACCTGCCCCCGGACGAGCTGACCGCGGAGAAGGCCGAGGAACTCTTCGCGACCGCAGGCCCCTCCGAGCGCGAGCTCGGGACCGACCCGGAGACCGGGCGCCCCATCATGGCCCGGGACGGCCGCTTCGGTCCCTACGTCACCGAGGTCATCCACGAGATGAATGAGGAGGAGCTGGCGGCCTGGATGGAGGCCCAACCCACGGAGTACTACAAGAACGGCAAGCCCAAGCCGAAGAAGAAGCCGGCCAAGGAAAAGCCACGCACCGGCTCCCTGTTCAAGTCGATGTCCATCGAGACCGTCACCCTCGAGGACGCCCTGAAGCTGATGAGCCTGCCCCGCGTGCTCGGCCAGGACGCTGAGGGCGTGGACATCACCGTGCAGAACGGCCGCTTCGGCCCGTACCTGAAGAAGGGCACGGACTCGCGGTCCCTCGAGTCCGAGGAGCAGATCTTCACGATCACGCTGGAGGAGGCCCTGGCCATCTACGCCCAGCCCAAACAGCGCGGGCGCGGGGCAGCGAAGCCGCCGCTGGCCGAATTCGGCGAGGACCCGACGTCGGGCAAGAAGGTGGTGGTCAAGGATGGCCGCTTCGGTCCCTACGTCACGGACGGCGAGACGAACATCACCGTGCCGCGGGACATGGACCCGGAGTCCCTGACGGCCGAGCAGGCCTATGAGCTGCTGGCGGACAAGCGTGCCAAGGGTCCGGCGAAGAAGCCGGCCCGCAAGCCGGCCGCGCGCTCGAAGTCCACGTCCGGTGCTGCCAAGTCGGGCAAGAAGTAG
- a CDS encoding ArsR/SmtB family transcription factor — translation MTELDTAPTPGSGTVPAARRPVVISDPQAIRALAHEARLEALEELYASQSTRTATELASRCGLTPSAMSYHLRALEKYGFVERSPSEGDGRERRWKAAGYSLLVDSLNHTPASKQAFIDVQLNTFRDRIMKEVARREAEDKLLRQAAEEAVATAQDANAALDGRDLGVHEPGRRRSPVLSTGMVFVNAEQRAEFQRRLAALIDEFEELNPASERSVDAERVYYLVSVLADSAPETPGHA, via the coding sequence ATGACTGAACTAGACACCGCTCCGACCCCCGGGAGCGGAACGGTGCCGGCCGCCCGACGGCCGGTGGTCATTTCCGATCCCCAGGCCATCCGGGCCCTGGCCCACGAGGCGCGGCTGGAGGCCTTGGAGGAGCTCTACGCCTCGCAGTCCACCCGGACCGCGACCGAACTGGCCTCCCGGTGCGGCCTGACCCCCTCGGCCATGAGCTACCACCTGCGAGCCCTGGAGAAATACGGCTTCGTGGAGCGTTCCCCCTCGGAGGGGGACGGCCGTGAGCGGCGCTGGAAGGCAGCCGGCTACTCGCTGCTCGTCGACTCCCTGAACCACACCCCGGCATCCAAGCAGGCGTTCATCGATGTCCAACTGAACACCTTCCGGGACCGGATCATGAAGGAGGTGGCCCGCCGCGAGGCCGAGGACAAGCTCCTGCGCCAGGCGGCGGAGGAGGCCGTGGCCACCGCTCAGGACGCCAACGCCGCCCTGGACGGACGGGACCTCGGCGTCCACGAGCCCGGCCGACGACGGTCCCCGGTGCTGTCCACCGGCATGGTGTTCGTCAACGCCGAGCAGCGCGCCGAGTTCCAGCGCCGCCTTGCCGCGCTGATCGACGAGTTCGAGGAGCTCAACCCCGCCTCCGAGCGCTCGGTGGACGCCGAACGCGTGTATTACCTCGTCTCAGTTCTGGCAGACTCGGCCCCGGAAACGCCCGGTCACGCCTGA
- a CDS encoding DUF7059 domain-containing protein, giving the protein MTDPRPNTASTEPPFNHAMVDPPRWDRDPDTIAAVAVLAADLRALPYTTDAVGDLLGDVVTAALEREQAEPARRRLAQVMHDAGAPGSQRALAAVVSCWMLGDPVPTATLDAALPTLTAAGSAELNLGWIRDEAFHPVVDLSPYSTDDLGEVWVASDQTALQTRTTLPSWHVLGIGRASMTLAGNVIRRPVAQALDLGTGCGIQTLHLLPHADHVTATDLSVRALEFTAFNLVLNAEALGLDLNLTEVPERDGQPQGRRRGFPLTLGGRVTLLQGDLLEPVAGSRFDLVVSNPPYVITPRSGSEPDRFTGEVGDGINTYRDGGRPGDRLLAELVATLPEHLEPGGMAQMLGNWEIRGTTDRATNGAPDRVAGAASPQLPGWDVRPRSWVPAGVDAWFIQRDLLDPAGYAETWLQDSSEQLDPARYTAGYRRYLEDFGERGVAAVGFGYVWLRRPAAPRAGRIRTEVVESELQQPLGPAWGEAVDRWDLVAGDTEGTGGLTALKELHVTVPGDVTEERHQRFGSDHPEVILARQGGGFRRTAHVDTATAGFLSAADGEFSVGQLTGAVAGLLDLDEAGERALVAAVAELLTDGFLTVTAPIPSGM; this is encoded by the coding sequence ATGACTGATCCGCGTCCCAACACCGCCAGCACCGAGCCGCCCTTCAATCATGCGATGGTCGACCCGCCGCGGTGGGACCGGGACCCTGACACCATCGCCGCAGTCGCTGTCCTTGCTGCCGATCTGCGCGCTCTGCCCTACACCACGGACGCGGTCGGGGATCTGCTGGGGGACGTGGTCACCGCCGCGCTGGAGCGCGAGCAGGCCGAGCCGGCTCGACGCCGCCTCGCCCAGGTGATGCACGACGCCGGCGCGCCCGGCTCCCAGCGGGCGCTCGCCGCCGTCGTCTCCTGCTGGATGCTCGGCGACCCGGTGCCGACCGCCACGCTGGACGCCGCCCTGCCCACGCTGACGGCCGCCGGTTCCGCAGAACTCAACCTGGGCTGGATCCGGGACGAGGCCTTCCACCCGGTGGTCGACCTCTCGCCCTACTCGACCGATGACCTCGGTGAGGTGTGGGTGGCCAGCGACCAGACCGCCCTGCAGACCCGGACCACCTTGCCTTCCTGGCACGTGCTCGGCATCGGCCGGGCATCGATGACTTTGGCGGGCAACGTGATCCGCCGCCCCGTGGCCCAGGCCCTGGACCTCGGCACCGGCTGCGGCATCCAGACCCTGCACCTGTTGCCCCACGCCGACCACGTCACCGCCACAGACCTCTCCGTCCGGGCGCTCGAGTTCACGGCCTTCAACCTGGTCCTCAACGCCGAGGCGCTCGGCCTGGACCTGAACCTGACAGAAGTTCCGGAGCGGGACGGTCAACCGCAGGGCCGCCGCCGCGGATTCCCCCTCACGCTCGGCGGGCGCGTGACTCTGCTGCAGGGGGACCTGCTGGAGCCGGTGGCCGGCAGCCGCTTCGACCTGGTCGTCTCCAACCCGCCCTACGTCATCACCCCGCGCTCGGGCTCGGAGCCGGACCGGTTCACCGGGGAGGTCGGGGACGGGATCAACACGTACCGGGACGGCGGCCGCCCCGGGGACCGATTGCTGGCCGAGCTCGTCGCCACCCTGCCGGAGCACCTCGAGCCCGGCGGCATGGCGCAGATGCTCGGCAACTGGGAGATCCGCGGCACCACGGATAGAGCCACGAATGGCGCCCCGGACCGCGTGGCCGGTGCCGCCAGTCCCCAGCTGCCCGGTTGGGACGTGCGCCCGCGCTCCTGGGTGCCGGCCGGCGTCGACGCCTGGTTCATCCAGCGTGACCTCCTGGACCCGGCCGGGTACGCCGAGACCTGGTTGCAGGACTCCTCCGAGCAGCTCGACCCGGCGAGGTATACAGCGGGGTACCGGCGCTACCTGGAGGATTTCGGAGAACGGGGCGTGGCCGCCGTCGGGTTCGGGTACGTGTGGTTGCGCCGCCCGGCCGCACCGCGGGCCGGCCGGATCCGCACCGAGGTCGTCGAGTCCGAGCTACAGCAGCCGTTGGGGCCGGCCTGGGGTGAGGCGGTGGACCGCTGGGATCTGGTCGCCGGAGACACCGAAGGCACGGGGGGCCTGACGGCGCTGAAGGAGTTGCACGTCACGGTCCCCGGCGATGTCACCGAGGAACGCCACCAACGCTTCGGCTCCGACCACCCGGAGGTCATCCTGGCCCGTCAGGGCGGCGGTTTCCGGCGGACGGCCCACGTGGACACCGCCACCGCCGGGTTTCTGTCCGCCGCGGACGGCGAGTTCTCGGTGGGGCAGCTGACCGGCGCGGTGGCCGGACTGCTGGACCTGGACGAGGCGGGGGAGCGGGCCCTGGTGGCCGCCGTGGCCGAGTTGCTCACGGACGGATTCCTGACCGTTACCGCACCGATACCGTCCGGAATGTGA